The genomic segment TTGGCCTTGTAACTTAATGCTTCCTGAAGGCATCTGATCATCTGCTAACATGCCAATTTTTTCCATAATTCTAGAGCGATCTGTTTTGGGAACTTTCTTAAGGAATTTTTCGGC from the Neochlamydia sp. AcF84 genome contains:
- a CDS encoding type II toxin-antitoxin system RelE/ParE family toxin, which gives rise to MEISESAEKFLKKVPKTDRSRIMEKIGMLADDQMPSGSIKLQGQKTALYRIRSGDYRIVYSIKKVF